A stretch of Polypterus senegalus isolate Bchr_013 chromosome 3, ASM1683550v1, whole genome shotgun sequence DNA encodes these proteins:
- the LOC120525123 gene encoding eukaryotic translation initiation factor 4E type 2-like isoform X2: MNKFDHLKDDDSGDHDDPTPQKETEKCEKESIQNNGKRKTVTPGVGEHPLQYNYTFWYSRRTPSRPANTQSYEQNIKQIGTVASVEQFWKFYSHLVRPGDLTGHSDFHLFKEGIKPMWEDEANKNGGKWIIRLRKGLASRFWENIILAMLGEQFMVGEEICGVVVSIRFQEDILSIWNKTANDQVTTSRIRDTLRRVLNLPPNTIMEYKTHNDSLKDNSSFRNTKISL, encoded by the exons ATGAATAAGTTTGACCA CTTAAAAGATGATGATAGTGGTGATCATGATGACCCTACTCCacaaaaagagacagagaaatgTGAGAAGGAGAGTATTCAGAATAACGGCAAGAGAAAG ACAGTAACGCCAGGAGTTGGAGAACATCCTCTACAGTACAATTACACCTTCTGGTATTCCCGTCGTACTCCTAGTCGGCCTGCCAACACTCAGAGCTATGAGCAGAACATCAAACAAATTGGCACTGTTGCAtct GTGGAACAGTTTTGGAAGTTTTATAGCCACTTGGTCAGACCAGGAGACCTGACTGGACATAGTGACTTTCATTTGTTTAAAGAAGGAATTAAACCCATGTGGGAG gatgaagcaaacaaaaatgGAGGCAAATGGATTATTAGATTGCGTAAAGGCTTAGCATCTCGTTTCTGGGAGAATATCATTCTGGCTATGCTTGGTGAGCAGTTCATGGTGGGAGAAGAGATTTGTGGAGTTGTGGTTTCCATAAGGTTTCAA gaggACATCTTGTCAATTTGGAATAAGACAGCAAATGATCAGGTGACCACATCTAGAATAAGGGACACATTGCGACGAGTTTTAAACTTGCCCCCCAATACTATTATGGAATACAAGACACACAATGACAGTTTGAA ggacaattccagtttccGGAACACGAAGATTTCACTGTGA
- the LOC120525123 gene encoding eukaryotic translation initiation factor 4E type 2-like isoform X3: MSDLDWTKNTEILRLKDDDSGDHDDPTPQKETEKCEKESIQNNGKRKTVTPGVGEHPLQYNYTFWYSRRTPSRPANTQSYEQNIKQIGTVASVEQFWKFYSHLVRPGDLTGHSDFHLFKEGIKPMWEDEANKNGGKWIIRLRKGLASRFWENIILAMLGEQFMVGEEICGVVVSIRFQEDILSIWNKTANDQVTTSRIRDTLRRVLNLPPNTIMEYKTHNDSLKSLFVSVCRDNSSFRNTKISL, translated from the exons ATGAGCGATTTGGACTGGACTAAAAATACTGAGATCCTCCG CTTAAAAGATGATGATAGTGGTGATCATGATGACCCTACTCCacaaaaagagacagagaaatgTGAGAAGGAGAGTATTCAGAATAACGGCAAGAGAAAG ACAGTAACGCCAGGAGTTGGAGAACATCCTCTACAGTACAATTACACCTTCTGGTATTCCCGTCGTACTCCTAGTCGGCCTGCCAACACTCAGAGCTATGAGCAGAACATCAAACAAATTGGCACTGTTGCAtct GTGGAACAGTTTTGGAAGTTTTATAGCCACTTGGTCAGACCAGGAGACCTGACTGGACATAGTGACTTTCATTTGTTTAAAGAAGGAATTAAACCCATGTGGGAG gatgaagcaaacaaaaatgGAGGCAAATGGATTATTAGATTGCGTAAAGGCTTAGCATCTCGTTTCTGGGAGAATATCATTCTGGCTATGCTTGGTGAGCAGTTCATGGTGGGAGAAGAGATTTGTGGAGTTGTGGTTTCCATAAGGTTTCAA gaggACATCTTGTCAATTTGGAATAAGACAGCAAATGATCAGGTGACCACATCTAGAATAAGGGACACATTGCGACGAGTTTTAAACTTGCCCCCCAATACTATTATGGAATACAAGACACACAATGACAGTTTGAA atCTCTTTTCGTATCTGTctgcagggacaattccagtttccGGAACACGAAGATTTCACTGTGA
- the LOC120525123 gene encoding eukaryotic translation initiation factor 4E type 2-like isoform X1: MNKFDHLKDDDSGDHDDPTPQKETEKCEKESIQNNGKRKTVTPGVGEHPLQYNYTFWYSRRTPSRPANTQSYEQNIKQIGTVASVEQFWKFYSHLVRPGDLTGHSDFHLFKEGIKPMWEDEANKNGGKWIIRLRKGLASRFWENIILAMLGEQFMVGEEICGVVVSIRFQEDILSIWNKTANDQVTTSRIRDTLRRVLNLPPNTIMEYKTHNDSLKSLFVSVCRDNSSFRNTKISL; the protein is encoded by the exons ATGAATAAGTTTGACCA CTTAAAAGATGATGATAGTGGTGATCATGATGACCCTACTCCacaaaaagagacagagaaatgTGAGAAGGAGAGTATTCAGAATAACGGCAAGAGAAAG ACAGTAACGCCAGGAGTTGGAGAACATCCTCTACAGTACAATTACACCTTCTGGTATTCCCGTCGTACTCCTAGTCGGCCTGCCAACACTCAGAGCTATGAGCAGAACATCAAACAAATTGGCACTGTTGCAtct GTGGAACAGTTTTGGAAGTTTTATAGCCACTTGGTCAGACCAGGAGACCTGACTGGACATAGTGACTTTCATTTGTTTAAAGAAGGAATTAAACCCATGTGGGAG gatgaagcaaacaaaaatgGAGGCAAATGGATTATTAGATTGCGTAAAGGCTTAGCATCTCGTTTCTGGGAGAATATCATTCTGGCTATGCTTGGTGAGCAGTTCATGGTGGGAGAAGAGATTTGTGGAGTTGTGGTTTCCATAAGGTTTCAA gaggACATCTTGTCAATTTGGAATAAGACAGCAAATGATCAGGTGACCACATCTAGAATAAGGGACACATTGCGACGAGTTTTAAACTTGCCCCCCAATACTATTATGGAATACAAGACACACAATGACAGTTTGAA atCTCTTTTCGTATCTGTctgcagggacaattccagtttccGGAACACGAAGATTTCACTGTGA